The following are encoded in a window of Impatiens glandulifera chromosome 5, dImpGla2.1, whole genome shotgun sequence genomic DNA:
- the LOC124939557 gene encoding photosystem I chlorophyll a/b-binding protein 6, chloroplastic-like, protein LSWFAQAELIHSRWAMLAVSGILIPEWLESLGFIEKFSWYDAGAQEYFADSTTLFVVQLGLMGWVEGRRWADIIKPGCVDIEPSFPHKKKPEVDVGYPGGLWFDPLMWGRGSLEPVMVLRTKEIKNGRLAMLAFIGFVFQAIYTGQGPLENLSAHIVDPGHYNVFSAFTSH, encoded by the exons ttatcttGGTTTGCACAAGCTGAGCTAATACACAGCAGATGGGCAATGCTTGCTGTGTCTGGAATTCTGATTCCAGAATGGCTAGAAAGTCTGGGGTTTATTGAGAAGTTCTCTTGGTACGATGCAGGAGCACAAGAATACTTCGCAGATTCCACAACTCTGTTTGTGGTGCAATTGGGGCTAATGGGTTGGGTTGAAGGACGGAGATGGGCAGACATAATAAAACCAGGGTGCGTGGATATAGAACCGAGTTTTCCACATAAGAAGAAGCCAGAGGTCGATGTTGGCTATCCAGGCGGGCTTTGGTTCGACCCTTTGATGTGGGGTAGAGGGTCACTGGAGCCAGTGATGGTTCTTAGGACTAAAGAGATCAAGAATGGTCGGCTTGCCATGCTTGCATTCATTGGGTTTGTTTTTCAGGCAATTTATACAGGACAAGGCCCTTTAGAGAATCTTTCAGCTCATATTGTTGATCCAGGACACTACAATGTCTTCTCG GCTTTCACATCGCACTAG
- the LOC124939816 gene encoding reticulon-like protein B17: protein MDSTPPSRRSNAKNRPKSASRLSRFSCFDAESEDSLRISLDLVPSSPKIEALTPSPSPSPRPSNSLPIHELLLLSPSPVKRSKTRLSDRLEIAEEVSGDHVGNRRRQKNKNGSITVPSPRNTRRSRRRLEPEAREERDLGVAEEMGRIRRRKNNGRSKKDKLSLVPSAPSPKTRDIIERHDLDRIGEMITDLIMWNDVAKSSLWFGLGSICFLSSCFSSGINFSIFSMISQLGLLFLGVSFLSSSICQRENAEKRPELKLGEEDILRMARLILPTINLALSKTRQLFSGEPTMTLKVAPFLVMGAEYGYLMTLKRLLAVGFFISFTGPKLFSRYQGQINDKVQLVKRRVLDAWTACSHKRIVGVSVVTAFWNLSTIKTRIFAAFILLVLVRYNRLHSEAEVKDVVAVKEQNIEHLGTLIVVD, encoded by the exons aTGGATTCAACTCCTCCATCTCGCCGATCTAACGCCAAGAACCGGCCCAAATCGGCCTCACGTCTCTCCAGATTCAGCTGTTTCGACGCAGAAAGTGAAGATAGCCTTCGCATCTCTCTAGATCTTGTCccttcttcaccaaaaattgaAGCTTTAACTccttctccatctccatctccaagACCTTCAAATTCTCTCCCTATTCACGAGCTCCTTCTACTTTCCCCTTCCCCTGTTAAAAGATCGAAGACCCGTCTTTCTGATCGGCTTGAAATTGCAGAGGAAGTATCTGGCGATCATGTAGGGAATCGCCGCCGGCAGAAGAACAAGAATGGGTCAATTACGGTTCCTTCTCCAAGAAATACTAGAAGATCACGCAGGCGGCTTGAACCGGAGGCAAGAGAAGAAAGGGATTTGGGCGTGGCGGAGGAGATGGGTAGGATTAGAAGGAGAAAGAACAATGGCCGTTCAAAGAAGGATAAGCTCAGTTTGGTTCCATCAGCTCCATCCCCAA AAACCAGAGACATCATCGAGAGACATGATCTTGACCGAATTGGAGAGATGATAACTGATCTGATAATGTGGAATGATGTGGCTAAGTCTAGCCTTTGGTTCGGTTTAGGATCAATTTGTTTCCTATCTTCTTGTTTTTCCAGCGGAATCAActttag CATCTTCTCAATGATATCTCAATTGGGTCTTTTGTTCTTGGGTGTTTCATTCTTGTCAAGCTCAATTTGTCAGCG GGAAAATGCAGAAAAGAGGCCTGAATTGAAGCTAGGAGAAGAAGATATATTGAGAATGGCTAGACTTATACTTCCAACAATAAACTTAGCTCTTTCAAAGACAAGGCAACTATTTTCTGGTGAACCCACAATGACACTCAAA GTTGCTCCATTTCTGGTTATGGGAGCAGAATATGGTTATCTTATGACACTGAAGAGGCTTTTGGCTGTTG GTTTCTTTATTAGCTTTACTGGTCCAAAGTTGTTCTCTCGCTACCAGGGACAAATAAACGACAAGG ttCAACTTGTGAAGAGGAGAGTGTTGGATGCTTGGACTGCTTGTTCTCATAAGAGGATTGTAGGAGTTTCAGTTGTTACAGCCTTCTGGAACTTGTCCACCATTAAAACAAGGATATTTGCAG CTTTCATATTATTGGTATTGGTGCGATACAACCGGCTGCATTCGGAAGCAGAAGTGAAAGATGTTGTGGCTGTAAAAGAGCAGAATATAGAGCATTTGGGGACTCTAATTGTGGTTGATTGA
- the LOC124939815 gene encoding protein NUCLEAR FUSION DEFECTIVE 6, mitochondrial-like isoform X2: MMASSAMSFATRSVLRSNPVRKAAARIASEAKATSSPFRAPCRNPLSQRIFRCPAEMSACLETMQPFHTATASALLTSKLSLSRRSYGWLSDASNEDV; the protein is encoded by the exons ATGATGGCATCTTCCGCCATGTCCTTCGCTACCAGATCCGTTTTGCGGTCGAATCCGGTCAGGAAAGCTGCCGCCAGAATCGCCTCAGAGGCAAAGGCTACCAGCTCTCCATTTCGAGCCCCGTGCAGAAATCCTCTCTCTCAACGGATCTTCAG gtGTCCAGCTGAAATGAGCGCTTGTCTGGAGACCATGCAGCCGTTTCATACTGCAACTGCTTCTGCATTGCTTACTTCGAAGCTATCTCTCTCCCGCAGGAGTTACGGTTGGCTTTCGGACG CTTCAAATGAAGATGTGTGA
- the LOC124939815 gene encoding protein NUCLEAR FUSION DEFECTIVE 6, mitochondrial-like isoform X3: protein MMASSAMSFATRSVLRSNPVRKAAARIASEAKATSSPFRAPCRNPLSQRIFRCPAEMSACLETMQPFHTATASALLTSKLSLSRRSYGWLSDGLDDS from the exons ATGATGGCATCTTCCGCCATGTCCTTCGCTACCAGATCCGTTTTGCGGTCGAATCCGGTCAGGAAAGCTGCCGCCAGAATCGCCTCAGAGGCAAAGGCTACCAGCTCTCCATTTCGAGCCCCGTGCAGAAATCCTCTCTCTCAACGGATCTTCAG gtGTCCAGCTGAAATGAGCGCTTGTCTGGAGACCATGCAGCCGTTTCATACTGCAACTGCTTCTGCATTGCTTACTTCGAAGCTATCTCTCTCCCGCAGGAGTTACGGTTGGCTTTCGGACG GATTAGATGATTCCTGA
- the LOC124939556 gene encoding NEP1-interacting protein-like 1, with protein sequence MGWFSSGFGKFLVWSKDTISVWVEEDVMETSFRASLQKVVYALFLSFLALGGAIVGGVVGGIKGYSSSVGFLRGAAIGAMAAAISLIQLLEFLAHGEPFSKLGFLLSLLDGKNFNEWVSPAVLKAYQWMVMEPVENIISFDEDDYHVEFNIEGREMKGLSADYIETLPKYKLTSRVDLMLNNITNNNNNNNARSTSHITSGSCCPICLEDLREGEVVRKLPTCRHSFHMTCIDQWLSQCGSCPLCRQQLL encoded by the exons ATGGGGTGGTTTTCATCTGGGTTTGGGAAGTTTTTGGTGTGGTCAAAAGACACTATTTCCGTATGGGTAGAAGAAGATGTCATGGAGACCAGTTTTAGAGCTTCTCTTCAAAAAGTTGTTTATGCTTTATTCTTATCCTTTCTTGCTTTAG GAGGAGCAATAGTAGGAGGAGTTGTTGGAGGGATAAAAGGATATTCATCGTCGGTAGGGTTTCTGCGAGGAGCCGCAATAGGAGCCATGGCAGCTGCAATCTCTCTAATCCAGCTTTTGGAATTCTTAGCTCATGGAGAGCCATTTTCCAAG CTTGGCTTCTTGCTCTCTCTATTGGATGGAAAGAACTTCAACGAATGGGTTAGTCCCGCTGTGCTCAAAGCCTATCAATGGAtggta aTGGAGCCAGTGGAGAATATTATTAGTTTCGATGAAGATGATTATCATGTGGAGTTTAATATTGAGGGCAGAGAAATGAAAGGATTATCTGCTGATTATATAGAGACGTTGCCCAAGTATAAATTAACCTCCCGTGTCGATCTTATGCTTAATAATATcactaacaataataataataataatgctcgATCAACCAGCCATATTACATCGGGCAGCTGCTGCCCTATTTGTCTTGag GATCTTAGAGAAGGCGAGGTTGTACGGAAGTTGCCAACGTGTCGACATTCGTTTCATATGACATGTATCGATCAATGGTTGAGTCAATGCGGCTCTTGTCCTTTGTGCAGACAACAACTCCTTTAA
- the LOC124939815 gene encoding protein NUCLEAR FUSION DEFECTIVE 6, mitochondrial-like isoform X1 → MMASSAMSFATRSVLRSNPVRKAAARIASEAKATSSPFRAPCRNPLSQRIFRCPAEMSACLETMQPFHTATASALLTSKLSLSRRSYGWLSDGVDKTR, encoded by the exons ATGATGGCATCTTCCGCCATGTCCTTCGCTACCAGATCCGTTTTGCGGTCGAATCCGGTCAGGAAAGCTGCCGCCAGAATCGCCTCAGAGGCAAAGGCTACCAGCTCTCCATTTCGAGCCCCGTGCAGAAATCCTCTCTCTCAACGGATCTTCAG gtGTCCAGCTGAAATGAGCGCTTGTCTGGAGACCATGCAGCCGTTTCATACTGCAACTGCTTCTGCATTGCTTACTTCGAAGCTATCTCTCTCCCGCAGGAGTTACGGTTGGCTTTCGGACG GCGTTGACAAGACTAGATGA